Genomic window (Musa acuminata AAA Group cultivar baxijiao chromosome BXJ1-9, Cavendish_Baxijiao_AAA, whole genome shotgun sequence):
CAAACACAGCAATCAGTTTCCAAAACCTATCCATTTAGTTTTATGGAATGGCAAATGTAGCAATCTCGGTGCTTTGATGCATGTACTTCTATTATCTGATTCTTAgttatttctctaagctcacctcTGAAATTCCACAACCGGACCTTGATTAATTGTTTCTCATGTACTTTACATATAAAATAAAGATGTTATagctgttgcatctttattttttttcccatACTATCCACCTATAGAGGACTATAACAAATATATCATACTTTCCTTACTCCCAGCAGTAGTATATAGTTATATGATCCCAATGATTGCAATTTCATGTTAGTTAACAGTTCCCACAATTGAAATATAAAATTCAAAACCATAATAAATTTTTAGATGTACACAAACTTAACAACACTGATTATAAGAAAATTAATTAAGAAAAAAAGTGAGGCTTGCTTACGTTGATTCTTTACCTAGATCAAGTATAGGAGATGTGAAAATGACATCAAGAACATGGTGTCCTTCTCTAGTAACCAATGGGAAGTCACCCCCCAGTGGACCTGCATCGCCAGATGATGGTCTTCTCCATACCTTTACAATAACCCcagaagataagaacaaatctTGCATCAAGAGTAGCATGTTCAAAAGATATTTTGACTACCAATGCAGAAAAAAACATCAAGAAGGTTGATGGATAGGAAATAGCAAGCAGGTTATGCAATTTTTGTATTTTAAGGCAGTCATCATAAGATCACCCCTATTGTTCTTTCCATTTCTTGTAGTTTTTTAAAAAAGTGCAAGGAAGCAAACCTCAGCATCTCCAAGAAACAAATCATCTATTTCTTCAGCAGTCTCCAGCCAATTACCCTGACAACAAACACTAAATCTTGTTAGTAAAACTGATAGTTCACAGATATAGTGCATCTTTGGCAATGAACTGAAGGATAACATACACTATTAACCAAGACTGGAATAGATCCATCAAGATCACTTGTGTATTGATTCTCAGCAACAATGAAAGCAAGTCCACTAGCTGTTTTCACAATTGACTGCATAATGAAGCACAACAACATCACCACAAATATCAATATCATGAACACAAGTTTAAAGACTCCTATAAAATGCTTGCAGATGTATGAATTACCAGCTGAGGCCACATGATTCATTATCATGGTGGAAGGTGCCTTGAAATGCAAAGAGACAACATACCTTTTCTTCAATTATGGACTCCCCACCCTCAAATTTTCTCCGTCCAATTATAGCGGTTAGTGTTCTCTCTTCAATCAAATCAGCATCATCAAATGCAAAATCAATCTGCATAAAAGCTAGAAGATTATCAGCTTTTTCAATCTACTTCACTAGTATGGAATTTTAGACCATAGTAAAGAAATATGAGAGGAAGTTCTAGTGGTCCATTAGAGAATAATCTAAAACATGAAAATACTCACTACAACCAACACAAAAGCAACCAACATATTTGACAATAAGAATGTATGCACACTTGAAGATTCTCCTGGTAGTTGTTCAGTGGAATTCCTGCTTTTGCTGCTTCGCTTGCACTGGAAACAGAACTGCAGAATGAAGGCACCATAATACAAGATGAGCAGCAGCAATTCAAACAGATGGGACAAAggaattatgattatatttatagataaaattgagtaatgataaggtacagaCTAATATCAGATCATTACTGATGAAACTATGTGAGTATCACTGAATATATAAGAGTCATCAAGGCCATCAGAAATTATTTGTGTGGAACCATAATGTTTCTCAggtttttatatttattagatatcTCATTAAAAAGTTCTAAGCTGGACAAGAAACAAACATGTTAtcctttatataataatttttcctGTATTATGAATAAATTGGGTTATAATGCATTGTGACCCTATCTTTTGTATAGCCTAAGGTTTAAAAATAAATGTCAACAGGACTCACTATTTTACAGTATCTTTCATCTAGAAAGGCATTTGATCTTTTTCTTGTTGTCTTGCTTTTTTCCACAatttcttcatttcttttctgTTGTTGGTGAGCAAGACCCCATCACCCATCCTTATGCATGAAGGATCAGAGGCCCAGTTTGTATCCCACATACGTTGTGTATGACATCTACTTTTTGGAACATTCCGACCATCCATCAAGCAACATCTCATATTATGTATTCCAAAGGTTTATTCTTTATGGAATTAAGATTAAGTCGTGAAACATTAGAAAGCCGTAATAGCATCTTGGATATCCCTACCTAATTCCCTTGACCGTGGTGTTGTAGCAACTTGAATCGCATGAAACCTAACACGCCATTAAATGAAGGTGAAGAAAGGAGGAGCAGAATGTCTCACGTGGGGACTCCTACAATGCCCTTGagagctccctcgcgcagccgctGGCCCAGATACTTTATAGCCAAGCCGGAGGCGCGTCCCGAACCCAACCCAACCACCATGCCGTTTCTCACATACTCATCCACCTGCGCATCGATCGCATCAGCCCCCGTGGTCGATCAAAACAAGCAAGGGCATTTCTACAACTTTTGCCGCCTCACCGTAACTTTTGCAGCCTGGAGGAGGTCGGGGGCGCAGGCCACGGGAGCCGTCGCGCGCGCGAGCAGTCTGGGGCTTCGCGCGAGCCCGATCGGAGACGAATGGAGGCTGGCGGAAACCGACCGGGTGATCCAGGGGTGGCGGAGGGCGAGGTGTGGAGCGCCGGGAGGCGAGGCGGAGAAGGAAGCGCTTGTGATGGCGCGAGCCATTTGCGTTGCCGTCGCAATGGTATTATCTTTTCTTATCCCCTTCCCCTCTTTCCCTCCCTCGGCCCATTGGGCGGGTCGGGTGGAGAAAAAGGTGGGGCCGTCTTCTTTGGATTCGGGCTCGAAAGCGGACTCGGTGATCCACCAACCCGTTCGCAACTCAATGTTAGgacttaaaaattacatattattGCTAGTTAGATCTCTTTTAATATCAGACTTAAAAATTTTACATTTAAATCCTTAtcgaaaataaatatttaatactaTTTATCATAACGTTATCGATTTTACAGTACATAATAGCATATGCataaataatatgaaaatgatgaataaaaagataattttaatggtaCTAACAAACGGTGACGCCATATGTGATTATTGTGATGGTGGTCGATAATAACAATACAGTGGTCAATCTTATCAATATCGATTCGAGCATTGATGACAATGAGAAAAAAAAGATAGAGTAATAAGACATCTATGTTGGttccggaggaggaagagggaggtgAGGCATCTGTGTTAGTGCTGCATCATTCTGTCTCCTTTTCCTCCTTTGATATCGTTTTACATCTACGTCGATactagaagaggaagaggagataggTGAGGCTATCACCATGATGACATGCTCAAATCCTTAGATGGTTGCTTCGTTCAGACATGCGATGGATTCGAGGGAAGGATGATGGGTGACAAGAATGAGGGAGAGGTTGCAAGGAGCTTGGTGAAGAGGCACACTTGTTTTgagcttttgagtattagtcgatGCATGAATGATGCGTATGCCCTGGCCACAACAACGTGGTGGTTGACCTACTTATAAATCAACTCCGCTCACAACCAGAGGGGATCTGATCGGACGACGAGAACTAATCACCACACAAAATGGACACTCGAAGTGTATAGATCCGAcaataagagagagaaaaaaaaaaccctcATCCTCCTTCCCGCTTGTTGTATTCTTTGGGCCTCCGTTTTGTGCGGTGATCAATCCTTTCCATTTGATTGAATCCCCTTCGATTGCATATGGAACTGATCTCGAAGCAGGATGGGGACCATGCCATTGTGGTTGGGGTATACGCATTGTTTGCGTACCAACTAAAGCTCAAGAGCTCGAAGCAAGTGCACCTCTTCGTCGAGCTCGCTCGCAACCTCTCACTCCTTGTCGCCCATCGCCTCTTCCTCAAATTCACCACGCAATTGGACGAAGTGACCATCCGAGGATTTGAGCGTGATACCGTGGTAGTGACCTCACctactttctcttcctcctctggcACCGACGTAAATGCAGAGCGAcactggaagaggaagaggaggcagagcgaTACGACATCGACGTAGATGCCTCGCCtcccccctcttcctcttctagcATCGACGCAGATGTCTCACCACTACCTCATCTTTCTCTTCATTGTTGTTGTtcgaatggacattggtaagatTGACCATCATATTGTTATCACTGACCATCACTACAATAGCTACCCACATCATCACCGTTTGTCACCAacattaaaattacttttttactTTTGTcactaatattaaaattatttttttacatataatttttGTGTTATTTATGGACGTGCTATTTCTTTCGTCGATAAAGTCGATGATATTTGaa
Coding sequences:
- the LOC135592803 gene encoding probable ribose-5-phosphate isomerase 4, chloroplastic gives rise to the protein MARAITSASFSASPPGAPHLALRHPWITRSVSASLHSSPIGLARSPRLLARATAPVACAPDLLQAAKVTVDEYVRNGMVVGLGSGRASGLAIKYLGQRLREGALKGIVGVPTSVSSASEAAKAGIPLNNYQENLQIDFAFDDADLIEERTLTAIIGRRKFEGGESIIEEKSIVKTASGLAFIVAENQYTSDLDGSIPVLVNSGNWLETAEEIDDLFLGDAEVWRRPSSGDAGPLGGDFPLVTREGHHVLDVIFTSPILDLGQVAESLDQIDSVVDHGIICGIPCTVIIASNDGVEVVDNLSKDRVIDSL